In Vicia villosa cultivar HV-30 ecotype Madison, WI unplaced genomic scaffold, Vvil1.0 ctg.000664F_1_1, whole genome shotgun sequence, the DNA window tttcccttttcactcacactcaatttttttctctctttttctacaactttctcaagagtttctttttccactaattctttctctttctcattttcaactaaatcaccctcaacatttttttctacttcaatcaccctatctttttcactctcaacaatctcctcctcaactatttctcctacacccatatcaatatttctaccgctacgagttagaattgacttacaatgctcacgaggattttcttgtgtagtagccggaaaaggacctttgttttgatcggcaagttgctttgacaattgcccgacttgagtttcaaggttcttaattgcggcatccgtactcttttggcttgcaatttgcaattgcatgaattggctaagagtgtcctcgatagaaagctttgtttgttgaggttgttgattgtaaccgccttgataaggattttgacgattcgatgggcccgcttccggcctccatccttgttgataaccttgattacctctttgttggtaaccttggttattgttgtaaggttgttgttgttgtcttccaccatatccttgattaggattagacacataattcacctcttcacccggtggaggacaaaaaccagtttgatggtcacccctacacaattcacaacacatcacatgttgatttttagaagggctcccatttatctctttgatttgttgagggagttttgacatttgttgagtgagcaattccacttgttgtgtcaataacttgttttgagcaagtattgcatcactagtgttcaattcaagaactcccggttttctttgcaatgcactacggttgtgttgcccttgatgatcattcaaagccattctatcaatgatagcaatcgcttcttcagcagtttttgacatcaacgaaccacccgcggtagcatctaaaagagtttttggttgaggttggagtccatttctaaagatatggatttgagacaattcatcaaacccatgacctttgcattttctaaccatggacttgaacctctcccatgcttcattgagagattcattcgaaccttgagagaacaccgcaatagaagttttcgcttccatgaacctattgtgaggaaagaaccgatccaagaacttctcttctaactcgttccaatttgtcatgacattattaggttgatcaaggtaccattccttagcttttccaattaaggaatgaggaaaaagtctcctgaacacctgttcttcttggtcttccggagcaccaattgttccggcaatctcgtagaactttgttagatgagtaaatggatcctcgtgatctgcccctgtgaacggattttggtataacaattgaagtaaccccgtcttcatctcggagtttcttccattggcctgatcacgagcaaattgtgcattgagacgagggctgttaacacatggccctcgaggtggtggtggatccgcagccatttcttcctcaaccaagttttcaaccggagttgaagaagaagatgcttcttgttgttgtcttctttccctagctagttgtctcctcctacgagttttgctattctctctacgagcagtcctctcaatctcaggatcaaaaaggagttgatctgcaggtatacgtcctcgcataaactgtaatctgaaaaactaaccaagcaaattaacaaacacaaggaaaataaatttagaaacaagatattaattataagactcaatacaaaacaaactattgcaatgcttgcaatatctaaacaacaatccccggcaacggcgccattttgttgaaagagtattgtggtgtacttttcgctattatcgtatccacagggattattgcgatatcaccgccgttctatagcctattttgtcttgagttatggttactttaaatttgggtttgcaaaagatcattcaattcttttagtagcaaagagtaaattaatgaaagttctaagttaaagaaaatgtatcaagattcgatttcatcgacctaaatttgtatgtctccttataaatagatgcttatgaacttgctaacgatcaatataattacgtatcgacacctatatcgtccgtgtccgcaacgatatagttagatttaccgtattgtttaaccgacgatttctccaccgtttaaacaatacaaataacgttttaagaaccgatacttagtaaacatcaaactctaaatccatgtctgcaacttatagtttgaaagatgattagttaggtctagatacaaacattgatgtctcaaacactcataccaaagaaaaagctttaataaacaaactaaaccatctatattgatcatcacttgttcatacacatatattcacaagaaaaacatacaaaaggctaggaagattacatcttatcttgatacaaaagtgatttagctatccatgagaatggtagcttgcataagaaggtaaggatgaagatcaacaagcatcaaatggcgattaatcgacgatcaaggcctccaatcttcaactctatatttgctacagtgtatattgctcttgtttctctctaaaaatATCTCCACACAACttcaaaagtgatctggcccataaacaaataaacaaagtttcgcagaccgcgcttagcgcggtgcagcccgctaagcgcgctatcattAATTGctcaaaccgcccaaccgcgctaagcgggctccagacctcgcttagcgcggaactctctgccagaacttccttcttttcttcaaaagcgcgcttagcgggctcaacctcgcttagcgcgctacctcttttcagcaatccttggctttggccttggaacatcttcaaagtgctttttccatggtccaagcttccaattatctataaaaactacaaaatccaacatagattgcaaagataagaactattcaacaataatataaatataagaatatatatataccaaatgacaataaaatactacttattaaccacaaaaagacttgagagttaccaaaaattacctaagatatttacacaaattggtaactaacaaaacCCAAAGTCACAAACTTCAAAAGATTGCTCGTAAGATTATCACTGAAGGTATGTATTTATAAgcaattcaaatttcttttattattgacaaactgcccctagtttgaaagtttttaagaattatattttgttacaaaataaaatattttttaattgagagactgattattctcattaaagaagaatatcagagacatgattaaatagaaaagttttggttgttttaaacaacaaaaagaaattcgGTGTGGTTCTGAAGCCATATAGAAAATCGTTAAAGAATTAGAATCGCAATattgtgaaccgaattaagaatgggaacccttctatggccccagttgctccaactagacaacaaccaccacctcaaagaaatgACGTTGTTTTCCCTTTGTTTAAACTGTGGAAAACTAAGTCATATGGCTAAGAGATGTAGAAGCAGTCTTGAACCTGGTGTAGCCCGTAATGAACAAGTTAACCTGGCTAATGGACAATTTATTACTATGATAATTGAAATCAAATTGGTTGATGGATTTGATGGTTGATGGATAAACACTGATGTCTCTCGTCATGTTTGTTATGATAGTGTTACGTTTAAAACATACACGAATactaaagataagaaagtgttgATGGGAGATGTccacaccactaatgttgtcAATATTGGAGAAGTGGACCATGGCCACCTATGAAAAGACTTTAATCTTGAAGGATGTCATGTATACTCCAGAGATTATAAAGAATCATGtatatgtttttttcttcttcttctaaataaGGCAAGATTTAGTCAGTTTATTAGGGTAGATTTATACACCATCATcacaaagaatgatatttttgtgaatgaaattgataagtttaaaaactttgtaaagaatttgaaaatgattcAGTAAGAATTTGTAGTGATAGGTAATCTGTATGATTCtagcttatttaattatttttaaacaacaTAGAATTTtacatgaaacgactgctccatattctcctgaaatgaatggtaaagAAGGAAGAGAGAATAGAATTCTTACTGAACTTGTTGTTGAAATTATGACGAATTCTAGTGCTGCACCTCACTGGTGGGGGGAAATTCTATTGATTGTTTGTTATGTCCTGAATAGAGTTCCCAAGTCAAAGAGTAATATTTCTCCTtatgatatattaaagaaaagacaaccaatcttgtcttatttgagaacttgggggTGTCTGCCTTATGTCAGAAATCCGGATCTgaaacgagttaaactcgctagtagagcatatGAATGTGTATTCATTAGGTATGTagcaaacagtaaggcatataggttttatgacctaaatgcaaaagcGATCATAGAATCAAATTATGGTAATTTCTATGAATACGAATTTCCCTTCAAAtcgagaaatagtgggggcactcaatcgagtcacattcttgtgataagaagcacagaaagcaGCAACAATGTAGAAACAGAACTTCGACgaagtaaaagagtaagagttTCAAAATACTATGGGCCTGGTTATGCAgcttataatgtagaagaagatccaataaatcttcaagaagtCTTGTCATCTCTGGATGCAGATTTATGGCAAGAACCTATCAATGATGAGATAGAATCTCTAGAATCTAAAAGGACCTGACACTTAGTAGACTTGCCTACTGGTTGCAAACCAATTAGTTGTAAATGAGTTttcaaaaagaaactaaaaccttaTGGAAcaattgataaatacaaggctcgcCTTGTAGACCAGGGTTTTAGACATAGCGAAAATATAGATTTCTTCAACACCTTCTCTCTAGTCACCAGGATTACATCCATTATGGTACTTATTTCAATAGCTGCTATTTATAACTTAATAGTttaccaaatggatgttaaaacgttttttttaaatggtgacttaaagaagaaatctatatggatCAACCGGAAGGGTTTGTGATACACGGACAAGAAAATAAGGTCTGTAAGTTAGACAAGTctctgtatggattaaaacaagcgcCTAAATaatggcatgaaaagtttgataacttaatgatatcgaatgagtataaagtgaatgaaagtgacaaatgcgtttattacaaaTTCGAGAATTGCATCTGCACTATCATATGTCTCTATGTAGACGAtttactcatatttggatcaaacattcagactattaatgatgtgaaatcattgttgtgcaacaactttgatatgaaagatcCCGGAGAAGCAAGTGTGATTCTTGGTATCAAGATCATGAGATCCGAGCaagaaatttttttggatcaatcacactatgtggagaagatcttaaagaaatataaatactttgattATAAACCTCCGTGCACACCATATGATCCAAGTTTGAAATTGTTTAAGAACACTGGTGTAAGTGTAGGTGACAAATAGAGTATGCGAGCATCATTGGCAGTCTTAGGCATGCCACTGATTGACTAGACCCGACATTACATATGTTGTAGAATTGCTATGCAAATTTACAAGTAGACCGAGTAACGAACACTGGCaagctattgagcgagtcatgaggtaccttaaatgcaaatttaatatatatactcCCTTCGCAAtaaattataagcaaattttactttttaggttcattcaaTAGTTAATGTATTTGGCCTATATATATAAACCAGATACATTTACTATTGAATGAACCTAAAAAGCgaaatttgtttataattttttacggaggagtatatatatatatatatatatatatatatatatatatatatatatatatatatatatatatatatatatatatatatgtatgtatatatatatataaaataaagtttCTCCTCGGTTAATTTTATAACTGATAGGTAAAGTtgtatgtttttttataaatacaaaattGTAATTGCTGGAGTTCAAATTCATGTACAATACACTTTTTTCTCGGTTATTTAAAAATCGAGGATTAAAGTGAAAATTTTATGACATTTTTTGTTACCTTGCATTTGAAATCAAGGTAAAAGCCCCTCTCAACTTGGATAAAATGGATTTTTGTTAATTTGTATAGAATAGTTTACAAATCCTAGATGTTTTATTTACAACATACATTTTCTGTGTAATTTTGATGAGTTAAAGAGAATTTAGAATAAAAGAAATAGAGTAATGATTGTGTGTTAAAATGGATaaatattcttattttatttttaataaatttaaaccttTGATAATTCTTTTAATCTAACCATCATTCTAGATTTCACCCATTttctaatataaataaatgatagTAAAAATGCGATGAATCTAAAAGCAAAAATTAGTGGTCCACCCATGGACCAATCTTTTCATTTCTTCATATTGTATACGAACCacaacaaaatgtgatgaaaagAAATCACAATGACACACAAGAAAAACAAACAATTTTTCACCctaaaaaagtgaaaagtgaaaaggacACTACGAGCTATCAAATTCTCTGACACACTTTTGATCTTCAGCTGTTTCAAAACCTTGTGAATCATATCAACTCCCATTGGATATTATTATCCAATCCCATTTATGTACCAACACCAAACCAACTCTTCCACAACTCCATTCTCAACACAAATATTCACACTCAACATAATTGCAAGATAAAAATGCAATCATTAACTTCCTTTCTAGCTCTCTTCATTTTCCTAACATCATTATCACACCCTTCACATTCAAACACAGTCCCTTCATTTCCCACTCCAACTCAATCCCCAATATGCAAACTAGACCTCTCCAACGAACTCTTCGGCGGCGTAAACGTCGCCTGCGGCAACAACCTCGACCGAAGCCGCTGTTGTCCCGTTCTCGCCGCTTGGCTCTTCGCTGCTCACGCGCGAAGAGCCTTAGAGATTTCCCCTATACCATCTGAAAATTCCATCGACCTTCCGAGAATGCCTGATGATTCTCAGAAGTGTGTTAACTCCCTCCAAGACTCTCTTCGAAACAGAAACATTATAATCCCAACACCAAATGCTAGCTGTGATGCTGTTTTATGTTTCTGTGGAATCAGGCTTCATCAGATAAGCTCATTAAATTGTCCAACCGCTTTTAATGTTTCGGATTTTACCACGGTTCGTAATGTATCTGGTTCTCATAAAGCTACTCCTACTGCTGCGGTTCGTGAATTGGAGAAGAATTGCCGTAACTCTTCTTATGCTGGTTGCACCAATTGTCTGGCTACATTGCAAAAGGTAAATTAATCAGCGTCTGTGTCCGTGTCAGACACAGACATAGACACAGATACATGTAATTacgtttaatttatatatttttaaaactattatcGGTGTCAATTTCTCAATGTGATGTTTttgaaatttaattaattgatgaATGTGCAGTTAAAAGTGCACAAGAAAGAGAGCAAGGAAAGTGACAGGGAGAGGAAGATGTTCAACCGGGACTGTCAACTGATGGCACTAACATGGCTGTTGGGGAAGAACAAGACGTTGTATATACCAACAGTATCAGCGGTGTTACGTGCTATAATGTACAGTGCACATCCACACGATGTAATGTGTAGTCCAGACCAGGAGAACATGCCTCTGGCCGTTGATTCGATGCAATTCGATCACGCGAGTAGTAGCGCGGCGCAATCTTGGCCGTTCATCAAGTTGTTTTGGagtatgattattattatgattgggATTGTGATGTAATCGTGACCCAAATTATTGTGGTTTCTGTATGAACATGAAGGTCTACTACAGTGACGGGTTGTTCGAGACTTGCAAGGGTCTATGTGTTAGTCACGTGAAACTATATTATTGGAAAAATATATATGCAAAGAGACAAAGAGGTACGTTTCAGTTTTGTCCATTTTTGCTGTATGATCGAATAATGCAGCTTTGGagcaaacaaaaagaagagacaATGCAACAAGTTAGACAAATGACAACATGTCACGGGCCTCAAATCTCCTATCATCACTTGTGTGTGTATGTTTGCTTATTACTTTTCGGATACCACAAATGTTTGTTGTATTTGATCATTCACATTGGTTAAAATTATATTTGTGATGCATATTTTTAATTAGATGTTTGTtatatcaaaattttgaaaaaagaacttTGACCGAGCTATAGCTCGGCTTAGGATCTGTATGGTTTAAACTGTCTCTCTGGAGAGGAGAGAAATTTTAATAGAAGAAAATGGAAAAGAAGGTGTAATGACTTAATAGAATAAGAGCAATTTGAAATCACTTTGTTATTTGATAATGGAGGTTCCCCTAATACAAAATTAGAGAGTTAGTGCTTCAATATTAAACTCAATTACGGGAAAGTAAAGAAAGTTTCTCAAGAATTTCCAACTAGTGGGTACAAAAGAGAGGAGAGaaactaattaaaatcaatcacacCTTATTCATTTCCACTAATTAGTTTTATATTCTCTCAACCTGTTTCTAGAATATTTGGTCCTTTGGCAATGCCTTGCTTCCACTATTTTTGAATCCATAACAATTTTTATTCTCTCTTGTGCAACCACATTCTCTAACTAAACATGTTATGGGGCCTTTGGAAGCCTTACAATACCTCACCCATTGAAgaaaaccttgtcctcaaggttgaaaTTAAGGTACGTCAACTCCATATCAACTTTGTTTATCCAAGCCCATCCAGCTGAGAAGGACCTGTGGAACAGGAGTGGAACCTCTAAGAATGACTCTCCTATCAAATACAATAGTTGGTTGCATAATAGGTCCCAATTTCGAAGTGGTTAATGGTAATGGCATGCATGGTGTTGTGTTTGGACACAGAAACACTTTTGTTGCAAAACATGGAACACCAAATGTATTTTTGTTGTCGCCGGTAGTTCCAAATGATACGCAACTGTACCAATTCTTGTCATAATgacaaacataccaattcttgtTAGCACACGACACAGTTTTGAATAAATGACTTGATATCTATGTGCATCTTAGACGAAACAAATTGAAATGATGCGAGCTATTGTAAGTGTAATTCCAGAGTGACCGCCAATAAGGGAAGAATGGAATTCCTCTAATATGTGTTGAATTACGGAACTGGAGGCGAGAATAACCAAATGATTCTTCCAATATAACAAGCCTTCTCTGACACAGTAGTTTGGGTCCAAAATAGAGTGATTTAGGCACTATTGTATCACAACATTAAGATGAAGGTCTTGTTGTAAAGCACTACGAAGATCCTTTAAAAATTAGGTGTGAGGTTTAAACCACGCTACCAAATAGATTCGAGATAAAGCATCTGCAGCGAGAGTTTTCTTCCCGAGTTTGTACTCACTGGTGAAGTCAAAACCAATAAATTTATGTGCCACGCTTGCTGTTCCGGTGTCTATAAATTCTGTTCTAGGAGTGCCTTGAGACTCTTTTGATCTCTCAGAATGATAAACTTATTTCAAGCCAGATATGATTTTTGAAACTATACAAGATGATGAATAATAAAAGGAGTAATGAACACAACAAGTGAAAATTTGGTTCAGTGtaaaacacacctacatctagaGGGCACTCTACCCAAGAAAGGATAATCACTATTTCAAAATAGTACTCTTAGTCTTATATGAGCAATATCCCCATGAAACTCAATGGCTCTTCCTAGTCCTAGTGACTTTCTACTTAGGACTCACTATCGAACTATTTCACTCCCAATAGTAAGAAGGACTAATGGTCTTACTCTAAATTCTACCAATTCAAGGTCACATTCCTAATAGTACCTGTGAAGCTTCGTTCTATTCAACACCTAAATATGAGAACCCTCTCACTTTCACGTAACCACTATTTCCTGGTGATCAACATCAATAATCAAAATGATTTTATGTTGAATATACAACTAAACTAAACTACCAACTACCATGACCTGTGATTGAAGCAATAACATTGCATACAAGTAACACACACTCTTTGCTCTCAAGCTTATAGACTTAGTATCTTGGAGAAAAGTTTTACAACTCAACTACAAAACCAAACTTTATGCCTTAAAATATGAATAGATGCACTAGATTGGTGCATAAAGATAACACAAATAAAGACTAAAAAGCTTAACCATAACACAATGAATCTTCTTCACATGCACACCTCAAACATGAGGTTTgagttaggggtggcaaaacgggtcgtggcccgccaagccggcccgcgcacccgccaaaaaatggcgggttgggttgggattttaggtccGCCGCTCactaaagcccgccccgccaaaacccgccgcccgccagcTAAAGCCCGCCcttcctccaaaactcactatttttttagttaattctagtaattgcaattttcgatggtttattttatacatttatttataaatatatgtaatttttttaagtaaatttgttaaaaaattgcttttataaaaatttgttttaaaaaaaagtgaaaagtttaattaaaaggtaaaaaaacctatttatctattaaaaaaatataaataaaaataggcgggtaagcccgccgcccgccaacccgccatcttggcggggcgggcatgacttttatgcccatttcacttggcgggcatgcccgccccgctcgttttttggcgggcataaagCGGGGCGAGCGGCGGGCGGGGCGGACGGCCCATTTTGCACCCCTAGTTTGAGTCTCCTTAAAATAGAAATGCTTCTTTAGGGGTTTTCTTCTTTGGATATCAGCTGATATCTCGTCCAAACTTAGTtggattctatttttaatttgttcCAAAAAGAATAcaacaaaagatatgatttgattcaaattcaaattcaaatttaaatctcaaatattttatttgatcgTGTTCAACTAATCAAACAAATCATATCACACATTGCTAAAAAATATCAACAACCCTTGTTGCATAAGTAACAGAAAACACATTCCATTAAACTGAAAAACATGCGCTCACAACAGCATCCTTATCCATGGAGAGATGCTCTACACATGGGGGAACGTCATGTTCCACACACTACGGAATTTATTGTCTCCGGCAACACTTTTTTAGGCAATATGTGTAAATTGTTGCCTAAAAAAATATCTGGCAACGATTTTTGTGTGTTGCCAAGACAATTTTCGCAACACCTTGCAAATGTACCCTATACTACTTCTGGGGACGATTA includes these proteins:
- the LOC131630258 gene encoding uncharacterized GPI-anchored protein At4g28100-like, which translates into the protein MQSLTSFLALFIFLTSLSHPSHSNTVPSFPTPTQSPICKLDLSNELFGGVNVACGNNLDRSRCCPVLAAWLFAAHARRALEISPIPSENSIDLPRMPDDSQKCVNSLQDSLRNRNIIIPTPNASCDAVLCFCGIRLHQISSLNCPTAFNVSDFTTVRNVSGSHKATPTAAVRELEKNCRNSSYAGCTNCLATLQKLKVHKKESKESDRERKMFNRDCQLMALTWLLGKNKTLYIPTVSAVLRAIMYSAHPHDVMCSPDQENMPLAVDSMQFDHASSSAAQSWPFIKLFWSMIIIMIGIVM